A window of the Salvelinus fontinalis isolate EN_2023a chromosome 14, ASM2944872v1, whole genome shotgun sequence genome harbors these coding sequences:
- the LOC129810643 gene encoding transcription factor E2-alpha-like isoform X5: MNEQQQQRMTAVGTQDKELNDLLDFSAMFAPPVANGKNRPTTLASSQFGGSALDERNGSGSWGPGEQNSPPFNQGRGYGDGSHYNEHEGLSSPFLSSGIGGKNERIPYSSFGGQPGFLPSDIAMPSPDAMSPSGLKSTSQFYPGSYPNNPRRRPPDGQLDTQPKKIRKPPGLPSSVYASSSGDEYTRDNGGYPGTKPGSVYPGSFYMQGNYLQEGLHPSSDPWASSGPLGQSGYSAMLGNSPHIGQPGSFSAINPQDRMNYPLHGSEVNGSLPPGFHSGSGSYNHTPSINGADGIMANRGATAGSSGDEIGKALASIYPSDHNSNNFSSTPSTPVGSPQGIAGAASQWPRPSGQSALSPNYEGQLHALQNKMEDRLEEAIHVLRSHAVQGPPGLGGGAHSDMHSLLSAVSSAHNGGLGGLSQAFSNAGLALSNRHPAMGGNHHEEPTGLPPSSTLLHGHHASGPPQSTGQPDGFTSLPGSVARSTHSSSGSDIKREDKEDEENSSIADKSEDEKKETKRIRARKEALTLQILSGLSGLSDPGDDPEDEDDEDLPPEVKVEREKERRVANNARERLRVRDINEAFKELGRMCQLHLSNDKPQTKLLILHQAVNVILNLEQQVRERNLNPKAACLKRREEEKVSGVVGDSPMQLSGGHPGMGGDGHNPVSHM; this comes from the exons ctctGGATGAGCGCAATGGCTCTGGATCCTGGGGCCCAGGAGAACAGAACAGCCCCCCCTTCAACCAGGGAAGG GGCTACGGAGATGGCTCCCACTACAATGAGCACGAGGGCCTGTCATCCCCCTTCCTCAGCTCAGGAATCGGAG GTAAAAATGAGAGGATACCATACTCTTCCTTTGGTGGCCAG CCCGGCTTCCTACCCAGTGACATCGCCATGCCCAGTCCAGATGCCATGTCCCCCTCTGGGCTAAAGTCTACCTCTCAGTTCTACCCCGGATCGTACCCCAACAACCCCAGGAGGAGGCCTCCCGATGGCCAGCTAG acACCCAACCCAAGAAGATCCGCAAGCCCCCTGGCCTGCCGTCCTCG GTGTATGCCTCTTCCTCTGGGGATGAATATACACGTGACAACGGAGGATATCCTGGCACCAAACCTGGCTCTGTCTACCCAGGCTCTTTCTACATGCAAGGTAACTACTTGCAAG aggGACTCCACCCCTCCTCTGACCCCTGGGCCTCCTCAGGACCTCTGGGTCAGTCTGGCTACTCTGCCATGCTGGGGAACTCCCCCCACATTGGCCAGCCAGGCTCCTTCTCTGCCATCAACCCACAGGACAGGATG AACTACCCTCTCCATGGCAGTGAGGTGAATGGCAGCCTCCCACCCGGCTTCCACTCTGGCTCTGGGAGCTACAACCACACGCCCTCCATTAACGGAGCAGACGGCATCATGG CCAACAGAGGCGCCACTGCAGGGAGCTCAGGGGATGAGATTGGGAAGGCTCTCGCATCG ATCTACCCCTCGGACCACAACAGTAACAACTTCTCCTCCACACCCTCCACCCCAGTGGGCTCGCCCCAGGGAATTGCAG GAGCTGCATCTCAATGGCCAAGACCTTCAGGGCAGTCTGCCCTGTCACCCAACTACGAAGGGCAACTGCACGCCCTG CAGAACAAAATGGAGGACCGTCTGGAAGAGGCCATCCACGTGCTGCGTAGCCACGCTGTCCAGGGCCCGCCCGGCTTGGGGGGAGGAGCCCACTCTGACATGCACAGCCTGCTGAGCGCTGTGTCCTCTGCACACAACGGTGGCCTGGGAGGCCTCTCTCAGGCCTTCTCCAACGCTGGCCTAGCCCTCAGCAACAGACACCCTGCCATG GGAGGAAACCATCACGAGGAGCCCACAGGCCTTCCTCCCAGCAGTACCCTGCTGCACGGTCACCACGCCTCCGGACCCCCTCAGTCCACTGGACAACCCGACGGCTTCACCA GTCTGCCAGGAAGCGTGGCCCGCTCCACACACTCGTCCAGTGGCTCGGACATCAAGAGAGAGGACAAGGAGGACGAAGAGAACTCCTCCATCGCTGACAAGTCTGAGGACGAGAAGAAGGAAACCAAACGCATCAGAGCAAG AAAGGAGGCGCTGACCCTCCAGatcctctctggcctctcaggccTGTCAGACCCGGGAGATGA TCCAGAGGATGAGGATGACGAGGACCTTCCTCCTGAGGTAAAGGTAGAGCGTGAGAAAGAGCGGCGAGTGGCCAACAACGCCCGCGAGCGGCTGCGAGTGCGAGACATCAACGAGGCTTTCAAGGAGCTGGGCCGCATGTGCCAGCTGCACCTCAGCAACGACAAACCTCAGACCAAGCTGCTCATCCTGCATCAAGCCGTCAACGTCATTCTCAACCTGGAGCAGCAAGTCAGAG AACGCAACCTGAACCCTAAAGCAGCGTGTCTGAAGCGGCgggaggaggagaaggtgtcCGGGGTGGTGGGGGACTCCCCCATGCAGCTCTCAGGAGGCCACCCCGGCATGGGGGGAGACGGCCATAACCCAGTCAGTCATATGTAA
- the LOC129810643 gene encoding transcription factor E2-alpha-like isoform X2 produces the protein MNEQQQQRMTAVGTQDKELNDLLDFSAMFAPPVANGKNRPTTLASSQFGGSALDERNGSGSWGPGEQNSPPFNQGRGYGDGSHYNEHEGLSSPFLSSGIGGKNERIPYSSFGGQPGFLPSDIAMPSPDAMSPSGLKSTSQFYPGSYPNNPRRRPPDGQLDTQPKKIRKPPGLPSSVYASSSGDEYTRDNGGYPGTKPGSVYPGSFYMQGNYLQEGLHPSSDPWASSGPLGQSGYSAMLGNSPHIGQPGSFSAINPQDRMKRQPLPLSPQNYPLHGSEVNGSLPPGFHSGSGSYNHTPSINGADGIMANRGATAGSSGDEIGKALASIYPSDHNSNNFSSTPSTPVGSPQGIAGAASQWPRPSGQSALSPNYEGQLHALNKMEDRLEEAIHVLRSHAVQGPPGLGGGAHSDMHSLLSAVSSAHNGGLGGLSQAFSNAGLALSNRHPAMGGNHHEEPTGLPPSSTLLHGHHASGPPQSTGQPDGFTSLPGSVARSTHSSSGSDIKREDKEDEENSSIADKSEDEKKETKRIRARKEALTLQILSGLSGLSDPGDDPEDEDDEDLPPEVKVEREKERRVANNARERLRVRDINEAFKELGRMCQLHLSNDKPQTKLLILHQAVNVILNLEQQVRERNLNPKAACLKRREEEKVSGVVGDSPMQLSGGHPGMGGDGHNPVSHM, from the exons ctctGGATGAGCGCAATGGCTCTGGATCCTGGGGCCCAGGAGAACAGAACAGCCCCCCCTTCAACCAGGGAAGG GGCTACGGAGATGGCTCCCACTACAATGAGCACGAGGGCCTGTCATCCCCCTTCCTCAGCTCAGGAATCGGAG GTAAAAATGAGAGGATACCATACTCTTCCTTTGGTGGCCAG CCCGGCTTCCTACCCAGTGACATCGCCATGCCCAGTCCAGATGCCATGTCCCCCTCTGGGCTAAAGTCTACCTCTCAGTTCTACCCCGGATCGTACCCCAACAACCCCAGGAGGAGGCCTCCCGATGGCCAGCTAG acACCCAACCCAAGAAGATCCGCAAGCCCCCTGGCCTGCCGTCCTCG GTGTATGCCTCTTCCTCTGGGGATGAATATACACGTGACAACGGAGGATATCCTGGCACCAAACCTGGCTCTGTCTACCCAGGCTCTTTCTACATGCAAGGTAACTACTTGCAAG aggGACTCCACCCCTCCTCTGACCCCTGGGCCTCCTCAGGACCTCTGGGTCAGTCTGGCTACTCTGCCATGCTGGGGAACTCCCCCCACATTGGCCAGCCAGGCTCCTTCTCTGCCATCAACCCACAGGACAGGATG AAGCGTCAAcccctacctctgtccccacAGAACTACCCTCTCCATGGCAGTGAGGTGAATGGCAGCCTCCCACCCGGCTTCCACTCTGGCTCTGGGAGCTACAACCACACGCCCTCCATTAACGGAGCAGACGGCATCATGG CCAACAGAGGCGCCACTGCAGGGAGCTCAGGGGATGAGATTGGGAAGGCTCTCGCATCG ATCTACCCCTCGGACCACAACAGTAACAACTTCTCCTCCACACCCTCCACCCCAGTGGGCTCGCCCCAGGGAATTGCAG GAGCTGCATCTCAATGGCCAAGACCTTCAGGGCAGTCTGCCCTGTCACCCAACTACGAAGGGCAACTGCACGCCCTG AACAAAATGGAGGACCGTCTGGAAGAGGCCATCCACGTGCTGCGTAGCCACGCTGTCCAGGGCCCGCCCGGCTTGGGGGGAGGAGCCCACTCTGACATGCACAGCCTGCTGAGCGCTGTGTCCTCTGCACACAACGGTGGCCTGGGAGGCCTCTCTCAGGCCTTCTCCAACGCTGGCCTAGCCCTCAGCAACAGACACCCTGCCATG GGAGGAAACCATCACGAGGAGCCCACAGGCCTTCCTCCCAGCAGTACCCTGCTGCACGGTCACCACGCCTCCGGACCCCCTCAGTCCACTGGACAACCCGACGGCTTCACCA GTCTGCCAGGAAGCGTGGCCCGCTCCACACACTCGTCCAGTGGCTCGGACATCAAGAGAGAGGACAAGGAGGACGAAGAGAACTCCTCCATCGCTGACAAGTCTGAGGACGAGAAGAAGGAAACCAAACGCATCAGAGCAAG AAAGGAGGCGCTGACCCTCCAGatcctctctggcctctcaggccTGTCAGACCCGGGAGATGA TCCAGAGGATGAGGATGACGAGGACCTTCCTCCTGAGGTAAAGGTAGAGCGTGAGAAAGAGCGGCGAGTGGCCAACAACGCCCGCGAGCGGCTGCGAGTGCGAGACATCAACGAGGCTTTCAAGGAGCTGGGCCGCATGTGCCAGCTGCACCTCAGCAACGACAAACCTCAGACCAAGCTGCTCATCCTGCATCAAGCCGTCAACGTCATTCTCAACCTGGAGCAGCAAGTCAGAG AACGCAACCTGAACCCTAAAGCAGCGTGTCTGAAGCGGCgggaggaggagaaggtgtcCGGGGTGGTGGGGGACTCCCCCATGCAGCTCTCAGGAGGCCACCCCGGCATGGGGGGAGACGGCCATAACCCAGTCAGTCATATGTAA
- the LOC129810643 gene encoding transcription factor E2-alpha-like isoform X1 translates to MNEQQQQRMTAVGTQDKELNDLLDFSAMFAPPVANGKNRPTTLASSQFGGSALDERNGSGSWGPGEQNSPPFNQGRGYGDGSHYNEHEGLSSPFLSSGIGGKNERIPYSSFGGQPGFLPSDIAMPSPDAMSPSGLKSTSQFYPGSYPNNPRRRPPDGQLDTQPKKIRKPPGLPSSVYASSSGDEYTRDNGGYPGTKPGSVYPGSFYMQGNYLQEGLHPSSDPWASSGPLGQSGYSAMLGNSPHIGQPGSFSAINPQDRMKRQPLPLSPQNYPLHGSEVNGSLPPGFHSGSGSYNHTPSINGADGIMANRGATAGSSGDEIGKALASIYPSDHNSNNFSSTPSTPVGSPQGIAGAASQWPRPSGQSALSPNYEGQLHALQNKMEDRLEEAIHVLRSHAVQGPPGLGGGAHSDMHSLLSAVSSAHNGGLGGLSQAFSNAGLALSNRHPAMGGNHHEEPTGLPPSSTLLHGHHASGPPQSTGQPDGFTSLPGSVARSTHSSSGSDIKREDKEDEENSSIADKSEDEKKETKRIRARKEALTLQILSGLSGLSDPGDDPEDEDDEDLPPEVKVEREKERRVANNARERLRVRDINEAFKELGRMCQLHLSNDKPQTKLLILHQAVNVILNLEQQVRERNLNPKAACLKRREEEKVSGVVGDSPMQLSGGHPGMGGDGHNPVSHM, encoded by the exons ctctGGATGAGCGCAATGGCTCTGGATCCTGGGGCCCAGGAGAACAGAACAGCCCCCCCTTCAACCAGGGAAGG GGCTACGGAGATGGCTCCCACTACAATGAGCACGAGGGCCTGTCATCCCCCTTCCTCAGCTCAGGAATCGGAG GTAAAAATGAGAGGATACCATACTCTTCCTTTGGTGGCCAG CCCGGCTTCCTACCCAGTGACATCGCCATGCCCAGTCCAGATGCCATGTCCCCCTCTGGGCTAAAGTCTACCTCTCAGTTCTACCCCGGATCGTACCCCAACAACCCCAGGAGGAGGCCTCCCGATGGCCAGCTAG acACCCAACCCAAGAAGATCCGCAAGCCCCCTGGCCTGCCGTCCTCG GTGTATGCCTCTTCCTCTGGGGATGAATATACACGTGACAACGGAGGATATCCTGGCACCAAACCTGGCTCTGTCTACCCAGGCTCTTTCTACATGCAAGGTAACTACTTGCAAG aggGACTCCACCCCTCCTCTGACCCCTGGGCCTCCTCAGGACCTCTGGGTCAGTCTGGCTACTCTGCCATGCTGGGGAACTCCCCCCACATTGGCCAGCCAGGCTCCTTCTCTGCCATCAACCCACAGGACAGGATG AAGCGTCAAcccctacctctgtccccacAGAACTACCCTCTCCATGGCAGTGAGGTGAATGGCAGCCTCCCACCCGGCTTCCACTCTGGCTCTGGGAGCTACAACCACACGCCCTCCATTAACGGAGCAGACGGCATCATGG CCAACAGAGGCGCCACTGCAGGGAGCTCAGGGGATGAGATTGGGAAGGCTCTCGCATCG ATCTACCCCTCGGACCACAACAGTAACAACTTCTCCTCCACACCCTCCACCCCAGTGGGCTCGCCCCAGGGAATTGCAG GAGCTGCATCTCAATGGCCAAGACCTTCAGGGCAGTCTGCCCTGTCACCCAACTACGAAGGGCAACTGCACGCCCTG CAGAACAAAATGGAGGACCGTCTGGAAGAGGCCATCCACGTGCTGCGTAGCCACGCTGTCCAGGGCCCGCCCGGCTTGGGGGGAGGAGCCCACTCTGACATGCACAGCCTGCTGAGCGCTGTGTCCTCTGCACACAACGGTGGCCTGGGAGGCCTCTCTCAGGCCTTCTCCAACGCTGGCCTAGCCCTCAGCAACAGACACCCTGCCATG GGAGGAAACCATCACGAGGAGCCCACAGGCCTTCCTCCCAGCAGTACCCTGCTGCACGGTCACCACGCCTCCGGACCCCCTCAGTCCACTGGACAACCCGACGGCTTCACCA GTCTGCCAGGAAGCGTGGCCCGCTCCACACACTCGTCCAGTGGCTCGGACATCAAGAGAGAGGACAAGGAGGACGAAGAGAACTCCTCCATCGCTGACAAGTCTGAGGACGAGAAGAAGGAAACCAAACGCATCAGAGCAAG AAAGGAGGCGCTGACCCTCCAGatcctctctggcctctcaggccTGTCAGACCCGGGAGATGA TCCAGAGGATGAGGATGACGAGGACCTTCCTCCTGAGGTAAAGGTAGAGCGTGAGAAAGAGCGGCGAGTGGCCAACAACGCCCGCGAGCGGCTGCGAGTGCGAGACATCAACGAGGCTTTCAAGGAGCTGGGCCGCATGTGCCAGCTGCACCTCAGCAACGACAAACCTCAGACCAAGCTGCTCATCCTGCATCAAGCCGTCAACGTCATTCTCAACCTGGAGCAGCAAGTCAGAG AACGCAACCTGAACCCTAAAGCAGCGTGTCTGAAGCGGCgggaggaggagaaggtgtcCGGGGTGGTGGGGGACTCCCCCATGCAGCTCTCAGGAGGCCACCCCGGCATGGGGGGAGACGGCCATAACCCAGTCAGTCATATGTAA
- the LOC129810643 gene encoding transcription factor E2-alpha-like isoform X4, translated as MNEQQQQRMTAVGTQDKELNDLLDFSAMFAPPVANGKNRPTTLASSQFGGSALDERNGSGSWGPGEQNSPPFNQGRGYGDGSHYNEHEGLSSPFLSSGIGGKNERIPYSSFGGQPGFLPSDIAMPSPDAMSPSGLKSTSQFYPGSYPNNPRRRPPDGQLDTQPKKIRKPPGLPSSVYASSSGDEYTRDNGGYPGTKPGSVYPGSFYMQEGLHPSSDPWASSGPLGQSGYSAMLGNSPHIGQPGSFSAINPQDRMKRQPLPLSPQNYPLHGSEVNGSLPPGFHSGSGSYNHTPSINGADGIMANRGATAGSSGDEIGKALASIYPSDHNSNNFSSTPSTPVGSPQGIAGAASQWPRPSGQSALSPNYEGQLHALQNKMEDRLEEAIHVLRSHAVQGPPGLGGGAHSDMHSLLSAVSSAHNGGLGGLSQAFSNAGLALSNRHPAMGGNHHEEPTGLPPSSTLLHGHHASGPPQSTGQPDGFTSLPGSVARSTHSSSGSDIKREDKEDEENSSIADKSEDEKKETKRIRARKEALTLQILSGLSGLSDPGDDPEDEDDEDLPPEVKVEREKERRVANNARERLRVRDINEAFKELGRMCQLHLSNDKPQTKLLILHQAVNVILNLEQQVRERNLNPKAACLKRREEEKVSGVVGDSPMQLSGGHPGMGGDGHNPVSHM; from the exons ctctGGATGAGCGCAATGGCTCTGGATCCTGGGGCCCAGGAGAACAGAACAGCCCCCCCTTCAACCAGGGAAGG GGCTACGGAGATGGCTCCCACTACAATGAGCACGAGGGCCTGTCATCCCCCTTCCTCAGCTCAGGAATCGGAG GTAAAAATGAGAGGATACCATACTCTTCCTTTGGTGGCCAG CCCGGCTTCCTACCCAGTGACATCGCCATGCCCAGTCCAGATGCCATGTCCCCCTCTGGGCTAAAGTCTACCTCTCAGTTCTACCCCGGATCGTACCCCAACAACCCCAGGAGGAGGCCTCCCGATGGCCAGCTAG acACCCAACCCAAGAAGATCCGCAAGCCCCCTGGCCTGCCGTCCTCG GTGTATGCCTCTTCCTCTGGGGATGAATATACACGTGACAACGGAGGATATCCTGGCACCAAACCTGGCTCTGTCTACCCAGGCTCTTTCTACATGCAAG aggGACTCCACCCCTCCTCTGACCCCTGGGCCTCCTCAGGACCTCTGGGTCAGTCTGGCTACTCTGCCATGCTGGGGAACTCCCCCCACATTGGCCAGCCAGGCTCCTTCTCTGCCATCAACCCACAGGACAGGATG AAGCGTCAAcccctacctctgtccccacAGAACTACCCTCTCCATGGCAGTGAGGTGAATGGCAGCCTCCCACCCGGCTTCCACTCTGGCTCTGGGAGCTACAACCACACGCCCTCCATTAACGGAGCAGACGGCATCATGG CCAACAGAGGCGCCACTGCAGGGAGCTCAGGGGATGAGATTGGGAAGGCTCTCGCATCG ATCTACCCCTCGGACCACAACAGTAACAACTTCTCCTCCACACCCTCCACCCCAGTGGGCTCGCCCCAGGGAATTGCAG GAGCTGCATCTCAATGGCCAAGACCTTCAGGGCAGTCTGCCCTGTCACCCAACTACGAAGGGCAACTGCACGCCCTG CAGAACAAAATGGAGGACCGTCTGGAAGAGGCCATCCACGTGCTGCGTAGCCACGCTGTCCAGGGCCCGCCCGGCTTGGGGGGAGGAGCCCACTCTGACATGCACAGCCTGCTGAGCGCTGTGTCCTCTGCACACAACGGTGGCCTGGGAGGCCTCTCTCAGGCCTTCTCCAACGCTGGCCTAGCCCTCAGCAACAGACACCCTGCCATG GGAGGAAACCATCACGAGGAGCCCACAGGCCTTCCTCCCAGCAGTACCCTGCTGCACGGTCACCACGCCTCCGGACCCCCTCAGTCCACTGGACAACCCGACGGCTTCACCA GTCTGCCAGGAAGCGTGGCCCGCTCCACACACTCGTCCAGTGGCTCGGACATCAAGAGAGAGGACAAGGAGGACGAAGAGAACTCCTCCATCGCTGACAAGTCTGAGGACGAGAAGAAGGAAACCAAACGCATCAGAGCAAG AAAGGAGGCGCTGACCCTCCAGatcctctctggcctctcaggccTGTCAGACCCGGGAGATGA TCCAGAGGATGAGGATGACGAGGACCTTCCTCCTGAGGTAAAGGTAGAGCGTGAGAAAGAGCGGCGAGTGGCCAACAACGCCCGCGAGCGGCTGCGAGTGCGAGACATCAACGAGGCTTTCAAGGAGCTGGGCCGCATGTGCCAGCTGCACCTCAGCAACGACAAACCTCAGACCAAGCTGCTCATCCTGCATCAAGCCGTCAACGTCATTCTCAACCTGGAGCAGCAAGTCAGAG AACGCAACCTGAACCCTAAAGCAGCGTGTCTGAAGCGGCgggaggaggagaaggtgtcCGGGGTGGTGGGGGACTCCCCCATGCAGCTCTCAGGAGGCCACCCCGGCATGGGGGGAGACGGCCATAACCCAGTCAGTCATATGTAA
- the LOC129810643 gene encoding transcription factor E2-alpha-like isoform X3 has protein sequence MNEQQQQRMTAVGTQDKELNDLLDFSAMFAPPVANGKNRPTTLASSQFGGSALDERNGSGSWGPGEQNSPPFNQGRGYGDGSHYNEHEGLSSPFLSSGIGGKNERIPYSSFGGQPGFLPSDIAMPSPDAMSPSGLKSTSQFYPGSYPNNPRRRPPDGQLDTQPKKIRKPPGLPSSVYASSSGDEYTRDNGGYPGTKPGSVYPGSFYMQGNYLQEGLHPSSDPWASSGPLGQSGYSAMLGNSPHIGQPGSFSAINPQDRMVRTAPQYNYPLHGSEVNGSLPPGFHSGSGSYNHTPSINGADGIMANRGATAGSSGDEIGKALASIYPSDHNSNNFSSTPSTPVGSPQGIAGAASQWPRPSGQSALSPNYEGQLHALQNKMEDRLEEAIHVLRSHAVQGPPGLGGGAHSDMHSLLSAVSSAHNGGLGGLSQAFSNAGLALSNRHPAMGGNHHEEPTGLPPSSTLLHGHHASGPPQSTGQPDGFTSLPGSVARSTHSSSGSDIKREDKEDEENSSIADKSEDEKKETKRIRARKEALTLQILSGLSGLSDPGDDPEDEDDEDLPPEVKVEREKERRVANNARERLRVRDINEAFKELGRMCQLHLSNDKPQTKLLILHQAVNVILNLEQQVRERNLNPKAACLKRREEEKVSGVVGDSPMQLSGGHPGMGGDGHNPVSHM, from the exons ctctGGATGAGCGCAATGGCTCTGGATCCTGGGGCCCAGGAGAACAGAACAGCCCCCCCTTCAACCAGGGAAGG GGCTACGGAGATGGCTCCCACTACAATGAGCACGAGGGCCTGTCATCCCCCTTCCTCAGCTCAGGAATCGGAG GTAAAAATGAGAGGATACCATACTCTTCCTTTGGTGGCCAG CCCGGCTTCCTACCCAGTGACATCGCCATGCCCAGTCCAGATGCCATGTCCCCCTCTGGGCTAAAGTCTACCTCTCAGTTCTACCCCGGATCGTACCCCAACAACCCCAGGAGGAGGCCTCCCGATGGCCAGCTAG acACCCAACCCAAGAAGATCCGCAAGCCCCCTGGCCTGCCGTCCTCG GTGTATGCCTCTTCCTCTGGGGATGAATATACACGTGACAACGGAGGATATCCTGGCACCAAACCTGGCTCTGTCTACCCAGGCTCTTTCTACATGCAAGGTAACTACTTGCAAG aggGACTCCACCCCTCCTCTGACCCCTGGGCCTCCTCAGGACCTCTGGGTCAGTCTGGCTACTCTGCCATGCTGGGGAACTCCCCCCACATTGGCCAGCCAGGCTCCTTCTCTGCCATCAACCCACAGGACAGGATGGTGAGGACAGCCCCTCAATAT AACTACCCTCTCCATGGCAGTGAGGTGAATGGCAGCCTCCCACCCGGCTTCCACTCTGGCTCTGGGAGCTACAACCACACGCCCTCCATTAACGGAGCAGACGGCATCATGG CCAACAGAGGCGCCACTGCAGGGAGCTCAGGGGATGAGATTGGGAAGGCTCTCGCATCG ATCTACCCCTCGGACCACAACAGTAACAACTTCTCCTCCACACCCTCCACCCCAGTGGGCTCGCCCCAGGGAATTGCAG GAGCTGCATCTCAATGGCCAAGACCTTCAGGGCAGTCTGCCCTGTCACCCAACTACGAAGGGCAACTGCACGCCCTG CAGAACAAAATGGAGGACCGTCTGGAAGAGGCCATCCACGTGCTGCGTAGCCACGCTGTCCAGGGCCCGCCCGGCTTGGGGGGAGGAGCCCACTCTGACATGCACAGCCTGCTGAGCGCTGTGTCCTCTGCACACAACGGTGGCCTGGGAGGCCTCTCTCAGGCCTTCTCCAACGCTGGCCTAGCCCTCAGCAACAGACACCCTGCCATG GGAGGAAACCATCACGAGGAGCCCACAGGCCTTCCTCCCAGCAGTACCCTGCTGCACGGTCACCACGCCTCCGGACCCCCTCAGTCCACTGGACAACCCGACGGCTTCACCA GTCTGCCAGGAAGCGTGGCCCGCTCCACACACTCGTCCAGTGGCTCGGACATCAAGAGAGAGGACAAGGAGGACGAAGAGAACTCCTCCATCGCTGACAAGTCTGAGGACGAGAAGAAGGAAACCAAACGCATCAGAGCAAG AAAGGAGGCGCTGACCCTCCAGatcctctctggcctctcaggccTGTCAGACCCGGGAGATGA TCCAGAGGATGAGGATGACGAGGACCTTCCTCCTGAGGTAAAGGTAGAGCGTGAGAAAGAGCGGCGAGTGGCCAACAACGCCCGCGAGCGGCTGCGAGTGCGAGACATCAACGAGGCTTTCAAGGAGCTGGGCCGCATGTGCCAGCTGCACCTCAGCAACGACAAACCTCAGACCAAGCTGCTCATCCTGCATCAAGCCGTCAACGTCATTCTCAACCTGGAGCAGCAAGTCAGAG AACGCAACCTGAACCCTAAAGCAGCGTGTCTGAAGCGGCgggaggaggagaaggtgtcCGGGGTGGTGGGGGACTCCCCCATGCAGCTCTCAGGAGGCCACCCCGGCATGGGGGGAGACGGCCATAACCCAGTCAGTCATATGTAA